The proteins below come from a single Parvularculales bacterium genomic window:
- a CDS encoding integration host factor subunit alpha, with amino-acid sequence MVAGEKGEKSGTLTRADLSDYVHLELGLSRSESSALVNALFDEIVKGLKESGRVKLSSFGTFILRDKKKRMGRNPKTGEAVPIEPRRVLVFRPSQTMKSQINEQSPRHRT; translated from the coding sequence ATGGTAGCAGGTGAAAAAGGAGAAAAGTCCGGTACGTTAACTCGCGCTGATTTAAGCGATTATGTTCATCTGGAGCTTGGGCTCTCGCGTAGTGAATCATCGGCGCTTGTTAATGCCCTGTTTGATGAAATCGTTAAAGGATTGAAGGAGAGCGGTCGCGTTAAACTATCTTCTTTCGGTACTTTTATATTGCGTGACAAAAAGAAACGTATGGGGCGCAATCCCAAGACTGGTGAAGCCGTTCCCATAGAACCACGGCGGGTGTTGGTTTTTCGGCCCAGCCAGACTATGAAAAGCCAGATTAATGAACAGTCTCCCCGCCACCGCACGTAA
- a CDS encoding MerR family transcriptional regulator: MSSAIKSPQAFRTISEASDELGLPSHVLRFWESRFPQIKPMKRSGGRRYYRPGDLCLLRGIQHLLYKDGYTIKGVQKILRERGARSVIQLGAGEGFHGDGDDLQAVDFEDSAMESIESIHASMAPAYNIVPDDAEQEQEQEQEQEQEQEPTTSSPPASLAVAEFLSVERRQRLEAVSADLSEALRLLERITGEAPSAEEEQEERSEE, from the coding sequence ATGTCCAGTGCCATAAAATCGCCGCAGGCATTCAGAACCATCAGTGAAGCTTCGGATGAACTGGGGCTACCCTCTCATGTATTGCGGTTTTGGGAGAGTAGATTTCCGCAAATCAAGCCCATGAAGCGAAGCGGCGGACGGCGTTATTATCGTCCGGGGGATTTGTGCCTATTGCGTGGGATTCAGCATCTTTTGTATAAAGACGGGTATACGATTAAGGGGGTCCAGAAAATCTTGCGGGAACGTGGCGCACGCTCCGTCATTCAACTGGGAGCGGGTGAGGGGTTTCATGGGGATGGTGATGATTTACAGGCGGTGGATTTTGAAGACTCGGCCATGGAGAGCATTGAGAGCATTCATGCCAGCATGGCACCTGCTTATAACATCGTACCGGATGACGCAGAGCAAGAGCAAGAGCAAGAACAAGAACAAGAACAAGAACAAGAACCCACGACCTCTTCTCCCCCGGCCTCTCTCGCTGTGGCGGAGTTTCTGTCTGTGGAGCGGCGTCAACGGTTGGAGGCGGTGTCTGCAGATTTGTCAGAAGCGTTAAGGTTGCTGGAACGCATTACCGGTGAAGCACCTTCTGCCGAAGAAGAGCAAGAGGAGAGGTCTGAAGAATAG
- a CDS encoding DUF2842 domain-containing protein, producing the protein MTSRVRKFIGVLVLIGGITLYVMVAATIGGRLPDDTLIHVLYYGVAGVLWAFPAGQLIRWMQKLDA; encoded by the coding sequence ATGACTTCCCGCGTGCGCAAATTTATCGGCGTTTTAGTGTTAATAGGAGGCATCACCCTTTATGTCATGGTAGCAGCTACAATCGGGGGTAGATTGCCCGACGACACCCTCATTCATGTTCTCTACTACGGCGTTGCGGGGGTTCTGTGGGCGTTTCCCGCAGGGCAACTCATTCGCTGGATGCAAAAGCTGGACGCATAG
- a CDS encoding COX15/CtaA family protein yields MRTAPEYAVPEYSGRMLKQAGQGSGKRVAVWLWVMCGVLVVMIAVGGITRLTDSGLSMTQWRPVTGFLPPLSPADWQEEFTRYKKIPEYQFVNNGMSLEAFKSIYWWEWGHRFLGRFMAVVFLAGLGWLGWRGHIKRTMLPKLGLVFLLGMAQAVLGWYMVKSGLTDRVDVSPYRLSAHLGLAFIILAVMFRAGLIFKAQDANPLLSSPYNVTRMKICTAWGLTGLIFVQILLGGFVAGLDGGLSYNSWPLMDGRLIPQGLLAMEPLWRNFFENIVTVQFMHRLLAYVLLLAVVIHCGRLLLSGRRNDRFNSGLISSAGMLLAAVTGQTLLGIITLMLVVPFSLALLHQFGAVVVFIASLYHGWQLTCAEQTFSCRANVLKEPAPDLQ; encoded by the coding sequence ATGAGGACGGCCCCTGAATATGCAGTTCCCGAATATAGCGGACGTATGCTTAAACAGGCGGGGCAGGGGTCCGGTAAGCGGGTGGCCGTTTGGTTGTGGGTCATGTGTGGGGTGCTGGTTGTCATGATTGCTGTCGGTGGGATAACGCGTCTTACGGATTCGGGGCTTTCCATGACTCAGTGGCGGCCTGTAACGGGCTTTCTACCACCCTTAAGTCCGGCGGACTGGCAAGAAGAGTTCACCCGCTACAAGAAAATACCGGAATACCAATTTGTGAACAACGGTATGTCTCTGGAAGCGTTTAAATCTATTTATTGGTGGGAGTGGGGCCACCGGTTTTTGGGCCGTTTTATGGCGGTCGTCTTTTTGGCGGGGCTGGGATGGCTGGGATGGCGCGGTCATATTAAACGTACCATGCTTCCCAAACTGGGACTGGTTTTTCTGCTTGGCATGGCTCAGGCGGTATTGGGCTGGTATATGGTGAAAAGCGGCCTTACGGATAGGGTGGATGTCAGCCCGTACCGGTTGTCGGCTCATCTGGGGCTGGCGTTTATTATTTTGGCGGTCATGTTTCGGGCGGGGCTTATTTTTAAGGCTCAGGATGCTAACCCTCTCCTGTCTTCACCGTATAATGTTACTCGGATGAAGATCTGTACGGCCTGGGGCCTAACAGGATTGATTTTTGTGCAGATTTTACTGGGCGGTTTTGTCGCCGGGCTGGATGGAGGGCTGAGTTATAATAGTTGGCCCTTAATGGATGGTCGTCTGATACCTCAGGGCTTGCTGGCGATGGAGCCTTTATGGCGCAATTTTTTTGAAAACATTGTCACCGTCCAGTTTATGCACCGGCTTTTGGCTTACGTCCTGTTGTTGGCCGTCGTGATACATTGTGGCCGCTTATTATTAAGCGGAAGACGTAATGATAGATTTAATAGCGGCCTTATCTCATCTGCAGGGATGCTTTTGGCTGCAGTTACCGGGCAAACCCTGTTAGGCATTATAACCCTTATGCTGGTGGTGCCTTTTAGTTTGGCGTTATTGCATCAATTCGGGGCGGTGGTCGTTTTTATCGCGAGCCTGTACCACGGATGGCAGCTTACTTGCGCAGAGCAAACTTTTTCCTGCAGGGCAAATGTCCTCAAAGAGCCTGCTCCAGATCTGCAATAA
- a CDS encoding O-acetylhomoserine aminocarboxypropyltransferase — MTENKYGFHTQSIHAGNQPDPTTKARVTPIYQTTSFVFDDVDHAASLFGLQAFGNIYTRITNPTNAVLEERIATLEGGTAALATASGHSAQLLIFHTLMEPGDHFIAARQLYGGSINQFGQSFQKFDWHVDWADSQKPETIKAAITPKTRAIFIESLANPGGIVTDIAAIAAMAHEAHIPLIVDNTFASPYLCRPLEHGADIIIHSATKFLGGHGNSMGGVIVDGGKFDWSADDRFPTLSAPCDSYHGMKLHETFGPISFAIACRVLGLRDLGPALSPFNAFLILTGMETLPLRMARHCDNAHRVATFLKGHDKISWVSYAGLSDDPHHTLAQKYCPKGAGAVFTFGLKGGYEAGVNLVGKVKLFSHLANVGDTRSLIIHPASTTHRQLDDAQKTAAGAAPDVVRLSVGLEDVEDIIADLEQAL; from the coding sequence ATGACAGAGAACAAGTATGGCTTTCACACGCAATCTATCCACGCAGGAAACCAGCCGGACCCCACCACCAAAGCGCGGGTGACTCCCATATATCAAACTACGTCTTTTGTTTTCGATGATGTTGATCACGCGGCCTCTCTGTTTGGTTTGCAGGCGTTCGGCAATATCTACACCCGCATTACCAACCCCACCAATGCCGTTCTGGAAGAGCGCATCGCAACACTGGAAGGCGGGACGGCGGCCCTTGCAACGGCTTCCGGTCATAGTGCGCAGCTTTTAATTTTTCATACTCTCATGGAACCGGGAGATCATTTCATTGCTGCCCGTCAACTGTATGGCGGCTCTATCAATCAGTTCGGGCAGTCCTTTCAAAAATTCGACTGGCATGTTGACTGGGCAGATAGTCAAAAACCCGAAACTATCAAAGCCGCTATAACCCCTAAGACACGTGCAATTTTTATTGAAAGCCTCGCTAATCCTGGCGGCATCGTCACGGATATCGCCGCCATAGCCGCTATGGCTCACGAGGCTCACATTCCTTTGATTGTTGACAATACCTTTGCGTCTCCTTATCTCTGCCGCCCCCTTGAGCATGGCGCCGATATCATCATACATTCGGCGACCAAATTCCTCGGCGGACACGGCAACTCCATGGGTGGCGTCATTGTGGACGGTGGCAAGTTTGACTGGTCCGCCGATGACCGCTTCCCGACCCTATCGGCACCGTGTGACTCTTATCATGGGATGAAACTTCACGAGACATTCGGTCCCATAAGCTTTGCCATAGCGTGCCGGGTTCTGGGATTACGGGATTTAGGCCCTGCTCTTTCACCCTTTAATGCCTTTCTTATTCTTACCGGCATGGAAACCCTTCCCCTGCGCATGGCACGCCATTGCGACAATGCTCATAGAGTTGCAACCTTTCTGAAAGGCCATGACAAAATATCCTGGGTCTCTTACGCCGGCCTGTCAGATGATCCTCACCATACCCTTGCCCAAAAATATTGCCCCAAAGGCGCCGGGGCCGTTTTTACCTTCGGCCTCAAGGGGGGCTATGAAGCCGGTGTGAATTTAGTCGGCAAGGTCAAACTGTTCAGCCATCTGGCTAATGTGGGAGATACCCGCAGTTTGATTATTCATCCGGCCTCTACAACTCATCGTCAATTAGATGACGCTCAAAAAACCGCCGCCGGCGCCGCTCCTGACGTAGTGCGTCTTTCCGTTGGGCTTGAAGATGTGGAAGATATTATTGCAGATCTGGAGCAGGCTCTTTGA